A single window of Cytobacillus dafuensis DNA harbors:
- the resB gene encoding cytochrome c biogenesis protein ResB, which produces MKDVKCECGHVNPHGTILCEACGRILEEHEKEKKLVDMRYEGSARRSQTYNKTIVDKIWNFFSSVKVGVWLIVITLIASALGTIFPQEMYIPPTMPAEVFYEDQYGWLGKLYYELGFHNLYSSWWYLVLVASIGISLVICSLDRVIPLYRALKAQRVTRHEGFLKRQRLFGISEAENLEESYEKVKEKLREKRYHIREEDGNILAEKGRFSRWGPYVNHIGLIIFLIGGMLRFVPGMYVDEVMWIREGETKVIPETDGEYYLNSDQFILEVYDKNKDKEVFSEAIENAGMVAKNYQSNVTLYKKKGDSIAGEKPELEKVKDYEIRVNDPLRFERFALYQSTYKLNELNKMTFALTNKQTNKEFGTLTVDLNDPKEKYDLGNGYSVEVVSYFPDFEFDENGEPVTKSRIPNNPAFVFKMLTPDKPEGEVSFVAIRQTIEPFGDNTYKMAFKGIDTKNVSGLTVRKDLTLWIISLGGLIFMIGVAQGSYWNHRRIWIRRVNNEVWVAGHTNKNWHGLKREIGIILENTGINEPEDQVQNENKDSGRELSGKS; this is translated from the coding sequence ATGAAGGATGTAAAATGTGAGTGCGGACATGTGAATCCTCATGGCACAATTCTTTGTGAAGCTTGCGGAAGAATTCTCGAGGAGCATGAGAAGGAAAAGAAGCTTGTCGATATGCGCTATGAAGGAAGTGCACGCCGCTCGCAAACTTACAATAAAACAATAGTGGATAAAATTTGGAATTTTTTCTCATCTGTAAAGGTTGGTGTATGGCTAATCGTCATTACACTAATCGCATCAGCTTTGGGAACTATTTTTCCACAGGAAATGTATATTCCTCCTACGATGCCTGCTGAAGTGTTTTATGAAGATCAGTACGGCTGGCTAGGAAAACTATATTATGAACTTGGCTTCCACAATCTTTATAGTTCTTGGTGGTATTTAGTGTTAGTAGCGTCAATTGGCATTTCGCTTGTCATTTGTAGTTTGGATAGGGTAATTCCTCTTTATCGAGCTTTGAAGGCTCAGCGTGTGACAAGACATGAAGGTTTCCTAAAACGCCAGCGGCTATTTGGAATTTCAGAAGCTGAAAACTTGGAAGAATCATATGAAAAGGTAAAAGAAAAATTAAGAGAAAAAAGGTACCATATTCGTGAAGAGGATGGCAATATTCTTGCTGAAAAAGGCAGATTTTCAAGATGGGGTCCTTATGTAAATCATATTGGATTAATTATTTTCTTGATTGGTGGAATGCTCCGCTTTGTCCCTGGTATGTATGTAGACGAGGTTATGTGGATCCGTGAAGGGGAAACTAAGGTGATTCCAGAAACAGACGGAGAATATTATTTGAACAGTGACCAGTTTATACTGGAAGTTTATGATAAAAATAAAGACAAGGAAGTTTTTAGTGAAGCAATTGAAAATGCTGGGATGGTAGCAAAAAATTATCAGTCCAATGTAACCCTATATAAAAAGAAAGGGGATTCGATTGCTGGAGAAAAACCTGAGCTTGAAAAAGTGAAGGATTATGAGATTCGTGTTAATGATCCTTTGAGATTTGAACGCTTTGCATTGTATCAATCCACATATAAATTAAATGAATTGAACAAAATGACCTTTGCTCTTACTAATAAACAAACAAATAAAGAGTTCGGCACGCTGACTGTGGATTTAAATGACCCTAAGGAAAAATATGATTTAGGGAACGGATATTCAGTTGAAGTAGTAAGCTATTTTCCAGATTTCGAATTTGATGAAAATGGAGAACCGGTTACAAAATCACGAATTCCAAACAATCCAGCTTTCGTCTTTAAAATGCTGACTCCTGATAAGCCTGAAGGGGAAGTAAGTTTTGTAGCTATTCGTCAAACGATTGAGCCTTTCGGAGATAATACATATAAAATGGCATTCAAAGGGATCGACACGAAAAATGTATCCGGTCTCACCGTTCGAAAAGATTTGACGCTTTGGATTATATCTTTAGGTGGATTAATCTTTATGATTGGTGTTGCTCAAGGTTCATATTGGAATCACCGCCGTATTTGGATTCGTCGTGTAAACAATGAAGTTTGGGTTGCAGGCCATACGAATAAAAACTGGCACGGCTTGAAAAGAGAAATTGGTATTATTCTAGAAAATACTGGAATTAACGAGCCGGAAGATCAAGTTCAAAACGAAAATAAGGATTCGGGGAGGGAGCTAAGTGGTAAGTCTTAG
- the resA gene encoding thiol-disulfide oxidoreductase ResA: MKKKRLMIRAVILLLLGAAVAYTLYANFTKDDVQKAVVGEKAPDFVLEDMNGEKHRLSDYEGQGVFLNFWGTWCKPCEREMPYMNNQYKQFKDKGVTILAVNVGESELAIQKFADRHGLEFPILKDPDGQVMTAYKIGPLPATYMIDKEGKIVKYHTGQLTEDMIKDLMEQVKP, encoded by the coding sequence ATGAAAAAAAAGCGACTAATGATAAGGGCAGTCATCTTACTCTTATTAGGAGCTGCAGTTGCTTACACTTTATACGCTAATTTTACAAAAGATGATGTTCAAAAAGCAGTGGTTGGTGAAAAAGCACCAGACTTTGTATTAGAAGATATGAATGGAGAGAAACATCGTCTTTCAGATTATGAGGGACAAGGAGTCTTTTTAAATTTTTGGGGCACATGGTGTAAACCGTGTGAAAGAGAAATGCCATACATGAATAACCAATATAAACAATTTAAAGACAAAGGTGTTACAATCCTAGCTGTAAATGTAGGGGAATCTGAATTGGCAATACAAAAATTTGCGGATCGGCACGGCTTAGAATTTCCTATTTTAAAGGATCCGGATGGACAGGTAATGACAGCTTATAAGATTGGCCCTCTCCCTGCAACGTATATGATTGACAAGGAAGGGAAAATAGTGAAATACCATACAGGTCAATTGACAGAAGATATGATTAAAGACTTAATGGAACAGGTTAAACCATAA
- the rluB gene encoding 23S rRNA pseudouridine(2605) synthase RluB, whose product MERLQKVIAHAGFASRRKAEQLIIEGQVKVNGKVVKELGVKVSSTDRVEVNGIPVEREEPVYFLLYKPRGVISSVQDDKGRKVVTDFLLNIEQRIYPIGRLDFDTSGLLLLTNDGEFANLLMHPKSEIEKIYVAKVKGIPSREKTKSLEKGVKLEDGMTAPAKAKMLSMDKKKQTAIIELSIHEGRNRQVRRMFEAIGHPVMKLKRERYGFLTLHGLKPGDARELTAHEVKQLRTLAQAK is encoded by the coding sequence TTGGAAAGATTACAAAAGGTAATTGCACATGCTGGATTTGCTTCACGCAGAAAGGCTGAGCAACTTATTATCGAAGGTCAAGTTAAGGTAAATGGAAAAGTAGTAAAAGAGCTAGGTGTTAAAGTATCATCTACAGATCGGGTCGAAGTGAATGGCATTCCTGTAGAAAGAGAGGAGCCAGTCTATTTTCTTCTTTATAAACCACGAGGGGTTATTTCCAGTGTTCAGGATGACAAAGGTCGGAAGGTAGTCACTGATTTTCTTCTAAATATAGAACAAAGAATTTATCCAATTGGGCGTTTAGATTTTGATACATCAGGGCTTCTCTTATTAACAAATGATGGTGAATTTGCGAATCTTCTCATGCATCCAAAAAGTGAAATTGAAAAGATTTACGTCGCGAAGGTGAAGGGGATACCATCACGTGAAAAAACGAAAAGTCTTGAGAAGGGTGTTAAATTAGAGGATGGAATGACTGCACCGGCAAAAGCAAAGATGCTTTCTATGGATAAGAAGAAGCAAACGGCCATTATTGAACTTTCGATACATGAGGGTCGAAATCGACAGGTAAGAAGAATGTTTGAGGCAATTGGCCATCCTGTCATGAAACTTAAACGGGAAAGATACGGTTTTTTAACTCTTCATGGTCTGAAACCAGGGGATGCTAGGGAATTAACAGCTCATGAAGTAAAGCAATTACGGACACTTGCCCAAGCAAAGTAA
- a CDS encoding spore maturation protein produces the protein MQIVSMISLWFIPVLIGFILIYGTFKRIPTYESFVEGGKEGIKIAVSIIPFLVGMLVAISVFRASGALEYLNELIRPALEAIGVPPEIFPLSIIRPISGSAALGMTSDLIATYGPDSFIGRLASVLQGSTDTTFYVLTVYFGAVGIRKMGDALKVGLLADLVGIIAAIVVVTLIFGI, from the coding sequence ATGCAAATTGTGTCGATGATCTCTTTATGGTTTATTCCAGTTCTGATTGGATTTATTTTAATATATGGTACATTCAAACGGATCCCCACTTATGAGAGCTTTGTAGAAGGTGGTAAGGAGGGGATCAAAATCGCTGTTTCAATCATCCCTTTTCTAGTCGGAATGCTTGTTGCGATCTCGGTTTTTCGAGCTTCTGGAGCACTCGAGTATCTCAACGAGCTGATAAGACCTGCACTTGAAGCAATAGGGGTCCCACCAGAAATTTTTCCGTTATCCATTATACGGCCGATTTCAGGCTCAGCTGCACTTGGTATGACGAGCGACCTCATTGCTACATATGGACCTGATTCCTTTATTGGCCGTCTTGCTTCCGTTCTTCAAGGGAGCACGGATACTACGTTTTATGTGTTAACAGTGTATTTTGGAGCGGTAGGAATTCGTAAAATGGGAGATGCACTAAAAGTTGGTCTCTTAGCCGATTTAGTTGGGATTATTGCTGCCATTGTCGTTGTAACACTTATATTTGGTATATAA
- a CDS encoding nucleoside recognition domain-containing protein, with protein sequence MINIIWVLMTVIGIVFAMINGTMDQVNEAVFKGASEAVTLCIGLISILVFWLGMMKIAEDAGLLKRLALLFKPIVKRLFPEVPSEHPAMGYILSNMMANMFGLGNAATPLGIKAMEELKNLNGGSNEASRSMITFLAINTSSITLIPTMVIAIRMKYESVSPTEIVGPTLIASISSALGAIIIDRYFYYRRTRKG encoded by the coding sequence ATGATTAACATAATTTGGGTATTGATGACAGTTATCGGAATTGTTTTTGCTATGATCAACGGAACAATGGATCAAGTAAATGAGGCGGTTTTCAAAGGAGCATCTGAAGCAGTTACGTTATGTATCGGATTGATAAGTATTCTCGTATTCTGGTTAGGAATGATGAAAATTGCAGAGGATGCAGGTCTATTAAAAAGATTAGCACTTTTATTTAAACCGATTGTCAAAAGGCTTTTTCCAGAAGTGCCGAGTGAACACCCTGCAATGGGTTATATATTATCAAATATGATGGCGAATATGTTCGGGTTAGGAAATGCTGCCACTCCACTTGGAATTAAAGCAATGGAAGAATTAAAAAATTTAAATGGCGGGAGTAATGAAGCAAGTCGGTCGATGATCACTTTTCTAGCAATAAATACATCAAGTATTACACTTATCCCAACAATGGTTATTGCAATAAGGATGAAATATGAATCTGTCTCTCCAACAGAAATCGTTGGCCCAACATTAATAGCTTCAATCAGTTCTGCATTAGGTGCCATAATAATTGATCGATATTTTTACTATCGAAGAACAAGAAAAGGATGA
- a CDS encoding D-alanyl-D-alanine carboxypeptidase family protein: MINLKKLFIFPLIAALVIVLIPQKAKASVNVSAHSAILMEQGSGRVLFEKDAYKPRRIASITKIMTAILAIESGKMDEMVKVSENAVRAEGSSIYLKPGEKIKLEDLVFGLMLRSGNDAAVAIAEYVGGSLDGFVYLMNQKAEEIGMENTYFANPHGLDDHENHYSTAYDMALLTRYAMNNEEYVKISGTKVHTAPNPTENWDRKWTNKNRLLTGLYEYCTGGKTGFTKRAKRTLVTTATKNELDLIAVTLNGPDDWNDHIQMYENGFNSYKIAEVLPKGELNAIKDQFYKKKVFIKNGFEYPISSDEEDLFRIEFKMKKPNKEWRKKEDVPKIVGKAIVYFDNRPLKTIPIYYKHDEAKDKETFFGNFRSLFTAIVGVKTDD; the protein is encoded by the coding sequence ATGATAAATTTAAAAAAGCTTTTCATTTTTCCTTTGATTGCTGCATTGGTCATAGTTCTTATTCCACAGAAAGCAAAGGCTTCTGTAAATGTAAGTGCGCACAGTGCTATTTTAATGGAGCAGGGATCAGGAAGAGTTTTATTTGAAAAGGATGCGTACAAGCCAAGGAGAATTGCAAGTATTACAAAAATAATGACTGCCATTTTGGCTATAGAGTCTGGGAAAATGGATGAAATGGTGAAGGTTAGCGAGAATGCGGTAAGGGCAGAGGGGTCCTCCATTTATTTGAAGCCAGGAGAAAAGATCAAATTAGAAGACTTAGTTTTTGGATTAATGCTCCGTTCTGGGAATGATGCTGCTGTAGCCATTGCAGAGTATGTAGGAGGAAGTCTTGACGGTTTTGTTTATTTAATGAACCAAAAAGCTGAAGAAATTGGCATGGAAAACACATATTTTGCAAATCCACACGGACTAGATGATCATGAAAATCATTACTCAACTGCTTATGATATGGCGCTATTAACACGTTATGCTATGAATAATGAAGAGTATGTGAAAATCTCAGGAACAAAGGTTCATACAGCACCAAATCCAACTGAAAATTGGGATCGGAAATGGACTAATAAAAATCGATTATTAACAGGATTATATGAGTATTGTACGGGGGGGAAAACAGGTTTTACGAAGCGTGCTAAGAGGACACTGGTAACAACCGCAACAAAAAATGAGTTGGATTTAATTGCAGTGACATTGAATGGACCAGATGACTGGAATGATCATATCCAAATGTATGAAAATGGTTTCAACTCATATAAAATAGCTGAGGTTTTGCCAAAAGGCGAGTTAAATGCTATTAAAGATCAATTTTATAAGAAGAAAGTATTTATAAAAAATGGTTTTGAATATCCTATTTCTTCAGATGAGGAAGATCTCTTCCGTATTGAATTTAAAATGAAGAAACCAAATAAAGAGTGGCGAAAGAAAGAGGATGTACCAAAAATTGTTGGAAAAGCGATAGTATATTTTGATAATCGCCCGCTAAAAACGATTCCGATTTATTATAAGCATGATGAAGCTAAAGATAAAGAGACCTTTTTTGGGAATTTCAGGAGCCTATTTACTGCGATAGTTGGAGTAAAAACAGATGATTAA
- a CDS encoding superoxide dismutase, translating to MSRFEGYIQDVIMWNKEMRAFLESEDVNKNTELWHRMDVFTDIMEGIKGPLNIEDLTEVQEQVEELHAGIEKYFAERQEVGGVYMHERSIAAGQHTLPPLPYAYNALEPYISEEIMRLHHDKHHKSYVDGLNKAEIKLEEARKTGDYALVKHWSRELAFHGSGHYLHTIFWSNMKPKGGGKPAGRLLKEIETYFGSFEAFKKHFNEAAKQVEGVGWAILVWSPRSSHLEILQSEKHMNLTQWDTIPLLVLDVWEHAYYLQYKNNRGDYVNNWWNLVNWKNVEERFQKASELKWKPY from the coding sequence ATGAGTCGTTTTGAGGGGTATATACAAGATGTAATTATGTGGAATAAAGAGATGCGAGCATTTCTTGAATCAGAGGATGTCAATAAAAATACTGAACTTTGGCATAGAATGGATGTTTTTACCGATATAATGGAAGGAATTAAAGGTCCTTTGAATATTGAAGATTTAACAGAAGTACAAGAACAGGTTGAAGAGCTACATGCTGGGATAGAGAAATATTTTGCCGAAAGACAGGAGGTTGGTGGCGTTTATATGCATGAACGAAGTATAGCTGCTGGTCAGCATACTCTCCCGCCACTTCCATACGCATATAATGCTCTGGAACCGTATATTTCAGAGGAAATTATGAGGCTACATCATGATAAGCACCATAAATCTTATGTTGATGGGTTAAATAAAGCAGAGATAAAGCTTGAGGAAGCAAGGAAAACGGGAGATTATGCACTTGTGAAGCATTGGTCACGTGAGCTAGCTTTCCACGGCTCTGGTCATTACTTGCACACAATATTCTGGAGTAATATGAAGCCAAAGGGTGGCGGAAAACCTGCTGGGAGACTACTCAAGGAAATAGAAACATATTTTGGGAGTTTTGAAGCCTTTAAGAAGCATTTTAATGAAGCTGCCAAGCAAGTTGAAGGTGTAGGATGGGCTATACTTGTTTGGTCACCTAGGTCAAGCCATCTTGAAATTTTACAATCAGAAAAGCATATGAATTTAACACAATGGGATACAATCCCTTTACTTGTATTAGATGTCTGGGAGCATGCTTATTATCTTCAGTACAAAAATAATCGTGGAGACTACGTCAATAATTGGTGGAATCTTGTTAATTGGAAAAATGTTGAGGAGCGCTTTCAAAAAGCTTCTGAGCTTAAATGGAAACCATATTAA
- a CDS encoding helix-turn-helix domain-containing protein codes for MTRKADLLLHPIRMRIVQQLLLGKPLTIAQLLDVLGDVPQATLYRHINLLINADLIEIIDTKKVKGTEERVFSVKKENLQVPESEIEATSQEDHIRHFSVFHGNLLQLATTYLTETSPKQYEQEGFAYWYTPIHLTDGEFQELVQSINKSIEKAINNKLTPERTTRIFAGMFIPQKSRE; via the coding sequence ATGACAAGGAAAGCTGATCTGCTCCTTCATCCAATTCGAATGAGAATTGTACAACAATTGCTACTAGGGAAACCGCTGACAATTGCGCAACTTTTAGATGTTCTTGGTGATGTTCCTCAAGCTACTTTGTATCGACATATTAATCTTTTAATTAATGCAGATCTTATTGAGATAATCGATACGAAGAAAGTAAAAGGAACGGAAGAACGAGTGTTTTCAGTCAAGAAAGAGAACTTACAGGTACCTGAAAGTGAAATAGAAGCTACTTCACAGGAAGATCATATACGTCATTTTTCAGTATTTCACGGTAATTTGCTTCAGTTAGCGACAACTTATCTGACGGAGACTTCTCCAAAACAGTATGAACAAGAAGGATTTGCTTATTGGTATACACCTATTCATCTAACAGACGGGGAATTTCAGGAGCTTGTCCAGTCAATTAATAAATCTATTGAAAAAGCGATAAATAACAAGCTGACACCTGAACGAACCACTCGAATTTTTGCAGGCATGTTCATTCCACAAAAATCACGAGAATAA
- a CDS encoding PLD nuclease N-terminal domain-containing protein — MHYGYEIGIEKLGDWLPLLLPILILQLILISVALWDLLKRDLSNEYKWLWIAIIVFVSIFGPILYFTLGRRRR, encoded by the coding sequence ATGCATTATGGCTATGAAATTGGAATAGAAAAACTCGGGGATTGGCTGCCTCTTCTTCTTCCCATCCTCATTTTACAATTAATTTTAATTTCTGTGGCATTATGGGATTTGTTAAAAAGGGATCTTAGCAATGAATATAAATGGCTTTGGATCGCGATTATTGTTTTTGTTAGTATATTTGGTCCGATTTTGTATTTTACCTTAGGAAGGAGAAGAAGGTAA
- a CDS encoding ABC transporter ATP-binding protein yields the protein MNILHVSHLQKNYGDYEVIKNIDFQIDYGECVALLGPNGAGKTTIIKMLLDITKPTGGQILFEGGCHDQKRQFIGYLPQHPTFYSWMTGKELLVFMGGLSNIDKESLEQRINELLDLVGLSNAENKQIGTYSGGMKQRLGIAQALIHQPKLLIMDEPVSALDPIGRRDMLELLKFIKQKSTILFSTHFLHDAEELCDKILILNQGKLLVNGYINQVINQNQQPVFIIQAPRVNEWAPQLVNEDIVESIVQTGSTAKVHVKNIDQGRIWLLDNINRLKLPVQKFELVQESLEEIFLRMVK from the coding sequence ATGAACATTCTCCACGTAAGCCATCTTCAAAAGAATTACGGAGATTATGAGGTCATTAAAAACATTGACTTTCAAATCGATTACGGCGAATGTGTCGCTCTTCTTGGTCCAAATGGAGCAGGTAAAACTACTATTATTAAAATGCTTTTAGACATAACAAAACCTACAGGCGGTCAAATTCTATTCGAAGGAGGGTGTCATGACCAAAAGCGTCAGTTTATAGGATATTTGCCGCAACATCCCACTTTCTATTCGTGGATGACCGGAAAGGAATTGCTTGTATTTATGGGGGGGCTTTCAAATATAGATAAGGAAAGCTTAGAACAACGAATAAATGAATTACTAGACTTAGTGGGACTGAGTAATGCGGAAAATAAGCAAATCGGAACCTATTCAGGAGGGATGAAGCAAAGATTAGGCATCGCCCAGGCGCTTATCCATCAACCCAAGTTGCTTATTATGGATGAACCAGTTTCCGCACTGGATCCAATAGGGCGAAGAGACATGTTGGAATTGTTAAAATTCATCAAACAGAAATCAACCATCCTATTTTCCACTCATTTTCTGCACGATGCGGAAGAGCTTTGTGATAAGATACTTATCCTTAATCAAGGTAAATTACTTGTCAATGGCTACATTAATCAGGTAATTAATCAAAATCAACAACCAGTATTTATTATTCAGGCACCTAGAGTTAACGAGTGGGCTCCACAACTTGTAAACGAAGATATCGTTGAATCTATTGTACAAACAGGAAGTACCGCAAAAGTCCATGTTAAAAATATTGATCAAGGGAGAATTTGGCTATTAGACAATATTAACCGTTTGAAACTGCCTGTCCAAAAATTCGAACTAGTACAGGAAAGCCTTGAAGAGATCTTTTTAAGGATGGTGAAGTAA
- a CDS encoding ABC transporter permease subunit — MNHLFVLLKKEWLEARRSYKILWFPVVFMFLGIIQPLSSYYLPQILQIAGGLPEGIEITLPKFTAEDVLASTLTNQFDQLGLIIIVIGMMGIIVSEKNNGMLAFILTRNTRLSEYLLSKWIGQAVIVAGSVAIGILMAIFYTSYLFNTVSFARVFVGLGVYYIWCLFILTFALMLGAVLSRSSAVAVLSIFVLILLKAITAFGAGFQILNPAYLTNHAVNIMISGNTLPHLLTTVTITLFLIVLFMFLSKYYLNQKELPSM, encoded by the coding sequence ATGAACCACCTATTTGTTCTATTAAAGAAAGAGTGGCTTGAAGCTAGAAGAAGTTACAAAATATTGTGGTTTCCTGTGGTATTTATGTTTTTGGGAATCATTCAGCCTCTTTCATCCTATTATTTGCCTCAAATATTGCAAATTGCCGGCGGATTGCCTGAAGGTATAGAGATTACATTGCCTAAGTTTACTGCAGAAGATGTTCTGGCTTCGACCTTGACTAATCAATTTGACCAATTGGGCTTGATAATTATTGTAATTGGTATGATGGGGATCATTGTATCGGAAAAAAACAATGGAATGCTTGCGTTTATTTTGACACGCAACACAAGATTAAGCGAGTATTTGCTTAGCAAGTGGATTGGGCAGGCTGTTATTGTAGCAGGGTCAGTAGCAATTGGAATTCTGATGGCAATATTTTATACCTCCTATTTGTTTAACACTGTGTCTTTTGCTAGAGTCTTCGTAGGGCTTGGTGTTTATTATATTTGGTGTCTGTTCATATTAACATTTGCACTTATGTTGGGTGCTGTACTATCTAGATCCTCGGCAGTCGCTGTATTATCCATTTTCGTTCTAATACTTTTGAAAGCCATAACTGCATTTGGTGCTGGATTTCAAATCTTAAATCCCGCTTATTTGACGAATCATGCAGTCAACATCATGATATCCGGCAATACTTTACCTCATCTTTTAACAACAGTGACTATAACTTTATTCCTCATTGTACTTTTCATGTTTTTATCAAAGTATTATTTAAACCAAAAAGAGTTGCCCTCTATGTGA
- a CDS encoding PH domain-containing protein, protein MSVQVVLEDTELILDISGWTSITTLKRKIKIPYNSVVEVQTGSFKFPLTSIKRTGITTLDYKAGIFLIDGKKHFLTYHEDNKVIILSLKENEFDKVVIESEDPEQLANNILLRCSSLK, encoded by the coding sequence GTGAGTGTTCAAGTTGTATTGGAAGATACCGAATTAATATTGGATATTTCAGGCTGGACATCGATAACTACTTTAAAACGGAAGATAAAGATTCCTTATAATTCAGTCGTTGAAGTACAGACGGGTAGTTTCAAGTTTCCCTTGACATCAATAAAAAGAACGGGCATTACAACATTGGATTATAAAGCTGGGATTTTCCTTATTGATGGAAAAAAACATTTCTTAACCTATCATGAAGACAATAAAGTAATAATTTTAAGTTTGAAAGAAAATGAATTTGACAAAGTAGTAATTGAAAGCGAAGATCCAGAACAATTAGCAAACAATATTTTGCTGCGTTGCTCTTCACTTAAATAA
- the scpB gene encoding SMC-Scp complex subunit ScpB, with product MEIINWKGIVESLLFAAGDEGLSLKQITLVLEINELQSENVLRELKEDYKKTERGITIVEIAGTFQLATKKENSDYLKKLVVSPSNATLSQAALETLAIIAYKQPITRAEIEEIRGVKTERPLHTLAAKALIKEVGRAEGTGRAYLYGTTKEFLDYFGLKRIEELPPLPEKVEDEFIQDEADLFFDRFRETFDS from the coding sequence TTGGAAATCATTAATTGGAAGGGAATAGTAGAAAGTCTTTTATTCGCTGCGGGGGATGAAGGGCTTTCTCTAAAACAAATTACGCTTGTATTAGAAATAAACGAGTTGCAGTCTGAAAATGTGCTTAGAGAGTTGAAGGAAGATTATAAGAAAACCGAACGAGGCATAACAATTGTCGAGATAGCCGGAACCTTTCAGCTAGCTACAAAAAAGGAAAATTCCGATTATCTAAAGAAACTTGTTGTTTCTCCTTCCAACGCCACACTATCTCAGGCAGCACTTGAAACCTTAGCTATTATTGCCTATAAGCAGCCAATTACAAGAGCGGAAATAGAAGAAATTAGAGGTGTAAAAACAGAAAGACCTTTACATACTTTAGCAGCAAAAGCATTAATTAAAGAAGTGGGCAGAGCAGAAGGGACTGGTAGGGCTTATTTATATGGGACAACCAAAGAATTTCTCGATTATTTTGGTTTGAAAAGAATCGAAGAGCTGCCACCGCTTCCCGAAAAAGTTGAAGATGAATTCATTCAGGACGAAGCAGATTTATTCTTTGATAGGTTTCGGGAAACCTTTGATTCTTAA
- a CDS encoding segregation/condensation protein A, with protein MHEIKHYNVKIDAFEGPLDLLLHLINRLEIDIYDIPVAEITEQYLLYIHTMQELQLDIASEYLVMAATLLAIKSKMLLPKHEEELLENEYSIEEEENPMEELVERLIEYRKYKEAAVELKELEQERGLIFTKPPSDLTDFAKEIKPEKTDINVTLYDMLGAFQKLLRRQKLQKPLTTKIARQEIPIEKRMDEILNDLKEFKGRKSFNDLFPIPDREQIVVTFLAVLELIKRKEIHIEQDRNFSEIFLSII; from the coding sequence ATGCATGAAATAAAGCATTATAATGTAAAGATTGATGCTTTTGAAGGGCCGCTCGATCTTCTCCTTCATTTGATTAATCGTCTTGAGATCGATATTTATGATATTCCCGTAGCGGAAATTACGGAGCAATATTTATTATATATCCACACAATGCAAGAGCTTCAGCTTGATATTGCGAGCGAGTATTTAGTGATGGCTGCAACTCTTCTAGCAATCAAAAGTAAAATGCTGCTACCAAAGCATGAAGAGGAATTACTTGAAAATGAATATTCCATTGAAGAAGAAGAGAATCCAATGGAGGAGCTAGTTGAAAGATTAATTGAATACCGAAAATATAAAGAAGCAGCTGTTGAGTTGAAAGAATTAGAGCAGGAGAGGGGCTTAATCTTTACTAAGCCACCGAGTGACCTTACAGATTTTGCAAAAGAAATAAAGCCTGAGAAAACAGATATAAATGTAACTCTTTATGACATGTTAGGCGCGTTTCAGAAGCTTTTACGCAGGCAAAAATTGCAAAAACCTCTTACAACAAAAATTGCCCGTCAGGAAATTCCGATTGAGAAAAGAATGGATGAAATTTTAAACGATTTAAAGGAATTTAAAGGAAGGAAAAGCTTTAACGACCTGTTTCCTATTCCTGATCGAGAGCAAATTGTTGTTACTTTTCTTGCTGTTTTAGAGCTAATAAAACGGAAAGAAATTCATATTGAACAAGATAGAAATTTTTCGGAAATCTTTTTAAGTATTATTTAG
- a CDS encoding YjcZ family sporulation protein, translating to MSGGFCCGGTGFALIVVLFILLIIVGASWCF from the coding sequence ATGTCTGGTGGCTTTTGTTGTGGGGGCACAGGATTTGCATTAATTGTCGTATTGTTTATTCTATTGATTATTGTAGGTGCTTCTTGGTGCTTCTAA